From the Hoplias malabaricus isolate fHopMal1 chromosome 13, fHopMal1.hap1, whole genome shotgun sequence genome, the window GCGTATGTATGTTCAGCAAGTGGACGGAAGCTTTTCCCACAGGTAAACAGGACGCACAAGCTGTTACGAAAATGTTGTTGAGAGAAATAATCCCCAGGTGGGGTCTTCCAACCCGCATCTCGAGCGATAACGGCACCCCATTCGTACAACGAGGTCTGATTGATTTGACCAAGCACCTAGGTATAGACATGAGAAAACATTGCAGCTACCACCCTGCCAGTGCAGGGGCGGTGGAACGAATGAATGGCACATTAAAGAATGGATTAGCCAAAATGCACCAGGATACAGGGTTATCCTGGGTCAAATGCTTACCATTAGTGTTGTGGCAGATGAGAACCAGACCTCAACCAAAAACAGGCCTCAGCGCTTTTGAGATAGTGTTTGGAAGACCTCCCAATATTGGGGTGGGACCACCCCTACAGGACCAAGTCCTACTGTCCGACACTTTGGTAGCTTACTGCTCAAAACTCTACACAATCTTGTCTGATATCTATCCACAGGTAAAAGCTGTCCTGCCGAACCCAGCTGACCAGTTCCTGCACGACTTCAAACCAGGCGATTGGGTGCTGATTAAGGATCTAAGAAGACAACACTGGAAAGACGCCAGGTGGAGAGGACCGTACCAAGTGCTCCTgactacacacactgcagttaAAACAGAAGGAAGAGGCACCTGGGTGCACCACACTCACTGTAAGCGAGCTCCGGCAGTAGAGGAAGACGCCAGCACAACCGACCGGACCTGCACGGATTAGTGAGTTAACTGCCGCTATGGGCAGGCCCTTTCTGTGCTCGGTTCCGTCAAGAGCGGGCGTGCTTGGAATAATCCTCTCCTGCCTCCTCGTTTCTGTGGCCGCCTCTGGAGATGCAACCTCGCACGAGTACCAAGCGAACCAGTGGTGGCAACTAGTACAATACACTGCACACACTCGCAATGTATCGGGATGCTATGCATGTTCCCATATGCCAACTAGCGTAAGCGGATCACATCTCTACCCGTACAATCTGACCGCACCCTTGACAAACGGTTTGCTAGGACTAGCAACCCACCCAGGGCGACTAACCACGTATGCCAAAGCAAATTTCTCCAAACCTTTGAACATATCCTGGTCTGGCACACCACTGGCCAACCAAAATTGTTCCATGTTGCATGATCTACTGGCCTGGCCACAATCACGTCGTACCATATCCCAACCGCAGACAGTAACCCTATCTGGTGTACAGTTAAAGACATTCCCCATATGCTTCGTTAATAATGGCTCTACCAGCCTTGGAAGCGTCCCGGCATCCCTGTGTAATAACACCTATACTTTCTGCCCCTATCTACGCGCCTCAGCATGTTTGTCATGCCTGAGCAATCCTAACTGCTCTGGCAGTCGCACCATGCGACGCGCCAAATGCTCCCGTAACCAGACATATAAGCAGTCAATCCCAGGTACTAACCAAACCGCGCAGTGTTCAGCCATAGTCCCAGGTTGGAAGGGTAGTAGAGTATTGGCAGATTGGTATTTTATATGTGGATATAAAGCCTACACACATATCCCACCAGGTTGGGGAGGGTTATGCACCATAGTGTATCTCAGTGATCACACTTTCTTCATTAAGGAAAAGCATGACCACCCGACAAGCATGTTACACAGTAGGACCAAGAGAGACCTacctgacacaaacacacataagtGGGGAAGTAAGACCTGGATTACAGCTGACACGAAAGTCCCATGGGACCATCGTATCTGGGGAGGGGGAGCGAAGGTTTGGCAACAAGTTTTTCCGTGGGTAGGCCTAGGCGAGGTGCGAGATCATGTAGAAATAAATCGATACGCCCTTCTTCGACTTATCAATGCTACTGCGACAATGGGAGAAGGGACAAAGACAGAACTGGCCGCTCTGCGTGATATGGTTCTCCAGCATCGCCTGACGTTAGACTTACTCACTGCAGCCCAAGGGGGCGTGTGCAAAATAATCGGTACTACTTGCTGCACATACATCCCGGATGAAGGACAAGGCCATGGCAAGATTGCGGAAGCCCTAAGTAACCTAACTGCACTACAGAGATACGTAGAAGACGCCACTCGGGGCGCCGAACCAACTGGGTGGCTCGAACAGTTGACTGCCCTGTGGGGGCCATGGGGCCACTGGCTGCTGACCGTGGTCCTGCCCATGCTGATAGGGTTTTTCTTCATCATACTGTTAATCCCATGTATGCTTTCCCATTgttcctctctcctcctccactctttctctctccagcaGAATCAGCTGACTTACATCGCAACACTGCCCCTCCCGGACGAGGATGCCTTGGAGTTGGGAGACCTGTTAGATGGACCACctgtttctgtttaataaaacactCGCTTATGTTCACATGTGCATAGTGAATTTGTAGAAATACACTTACTCATATACAATGCAGCGCACGCGATTGCCTAGTAAAATTCAGCGACAAGCTGACTTAGGACGCTTACACCATATTATCATAGCCATGTCTAGTGGGTCTGTTTTAAGGTAAATTTTGATAGTATCATAGGGGGGATTGTAATGACAAACTCATTTATGATTGATACTGAGCAAAATGTACCTTGGCGTTTGACGTGAAGAAGTGACCAGCATGTGCTCACATTCATCAGATTAAACTGACAGTTGCACCTTGCAACACGAACATCGCGTACTCACAACCAAGGCTACAGAACCAAGCTTACAAGGTTGCTGAAGCTGATAAGACAGGAGAACAAGGCTACAGAACATTGAGCAAGCTCTGTTTCACTGTCCTTACGTCATCGTCAGGAAAAGACAAAACTGTGTGTAACCTTctctcagtgtgagtgtgtccgCTGGTTTCATCCAACAACGCACGCTCTCCCTTACtcttaataaaatcttttttgttACTTGACACAAGAACTGCCTGTCTGATGTTTTCAGGGTAAAACTTCCACCACAATAGACAATTACAGTTCTGAAGGCTTGTACTGGTcattaaaattagaatattatgaaaaagatggtttatttcagtaattccattcaaaaagtgaaacttgtatattaaaCCCATTAATTACACACATACTGTTAtatttcaagtatttatttattttaatatgatgattataactgacaactaatgaaagcTGCTGTAGAATTTGGCTGCACAGCATTTTGTGAAATGACAACTGAGGCTCAAAATGGCACTGACAAAGTTACAGGTTAGACAACTATGATTAGATTCTTTCACAGTCCTATCATTGTGGGCTGGATTGCAGAAGGATTTCATAAAAATACATGAGACTAAAAGTGTACAGCACACTAAAAACACTTAGaaaacactaatatatatataaatatatatatatatatatatatatatatataaactatataatttacaaaagaatGTCTGAACGGATGACAGGGTGGTTTtggtggagtttggtgtgttttccccttgtccatgttggtttcctctggtgctctggtttcctcccacagtccaaaaacacatgttgggaggtggagtggtgactcaaaagtgtccataggtgtgagtgaatgtgtgagtgtgtgttgctctgtgaaggactggcgccccctccgggatgttttcctgcattgtgcccaatgattctgggtaggctccagacccaccacgaccctgaactggataagatgttacagacaatgaatgtctGAAGATCAATGTTTATTGACTTAGGTATCTGAGAATATTCCACCAACAAAAAACCACTGGATTTGAGAATACCTCACAcaaactctgcagcaacagatgaaccaACTAGGTAGTTGTGTCTaatacagtggacagtgagtggaaacagtgattaaaaacttcagcagtgATTAAAAACTTCTGTGTACATAACACACTAAAACAACCACCAaatagtgtcactgcagttctcagaatgatccaccatctgATCTATCTAGTTACTGACCTTCTTTGGTAATTGTCTGTGGTTGTGACAGAGCATTCTTTTTCCTACACTTTGGACTGGAACCAGAGATTCATCCATGAATTTGTCCAGAACTTATAAAATTATGTCCataatttttgagaaataaaaataattggacCTAGCTAGGATTTAGCTTTAAACTATGTGGGCACTAATTGAATTTGACTGAATGTTATGATAAATTAGGTCACACTCTGTCAAAATGTGCATAAACAGTACTAAGAACACTGGTTGTACTTAAATAATGTTCACTAACAGTTGAATATATCACTGTAGTTAGTAAGTTTTGATCTTATCAATGTTTAATTCTGACATTTcaaacatgaaatgaaatataGTTGCTATGTATCATTTAATgtgagtttattttatttatttatttattaccctttaacaaaagaaaattgcacgtgttctgtttttaaaaatcagatataaaagaaaaacattttaaaattttttttcatgttttggcTCTGTAGTTTTGCAGCTTGCTACTGAATTAGGTCTGTACAGTAATGTAGTATGTCATCTTGGATTCCTTTTCTGAATTGTTTTAGAAGACATTTCATATTAGCATTAGCCAGCCTTGCATTTATAGAAAAAAACGATTGTGCGGCACTTGCAATTTTTGTATTTGCAGTTCAACAAGCAGCAAAACATCGGAAACCACTGTATTGTATATACAGGCACACAATTAACAGTATCGCAAGTGTAGAATGGACGGGCAATGGTTTACTTgataatgtaactttattcggCTTGACAACTCACAACAGGATAGCGAGGCAGCAGGTAAAACACAGCAACAGCAAGTTCCCGCTTTTCGTGCATGCCgtaaaacaatacagtgtcGTGAAGTGTGGTACACAACAGCAGTTCACAGTACACTTACTCAAACTAATATATGACAtctcccctttttttttttatgcaacCTATCAGTAGCAAATTCCCATTAATTAACAAAAACTCATTTCCACCAGGTTATTGTTTAAACGTGGACTATGTAACATGTTTTGCTACCATATgaaacagatatatatatatatatatatatatatatatatatcgctgTAATCAGCAAAATAAAGTTCTCTTGCAACAAACACAATATCACTTTCAACTTAAAGCAcatattctcttttctcttttccttttgtTGACACAAAACTCAAAATGCATCACAGAACATGCATCAATGCTTCACtattattcacaaaaaaaaaaagttatttgatTCCTCTTTCACATCCTTGCTCCCTTCCCCACTGTCCAAAGGCCATACAGTGAATGACAGAGACTAAAGGTCTAGTCTTATGACCGGTTTGCACACACGTCCAGATCTGGTACAAACTTGCCTCGGtgagtctgtatgtgtgtgtgttacaaccTGACCAGTGTCAGAGGGGGTAGCCTCAAGGGTGGGGAAATGTGCAGACATGGATGGTTCGACTGCTGTACACTCAGCTGATGGGGAGATTGAGGTCGTGGCAAGCTGTGGGGAATGCTCTCGGCGAAGGTGGCGGCGATTCCTCCGGAACGATGTTTCTTGCGGTGTGTGGACAAGGTAAGACCTCGGGGTAACACATTCCTTGGAAACAACTGCAGGCGTCACCCAAGTCTTTTCCTGATCCAACTTTGCGACAACCGCGTCACCTGGTCGCAGTGGAGAAAGTGGTCTGGCCCCATGGCGGCGATTGTAGTAAAAGGCCTGTTTGGTCTTTTCAGCAGCATCCCTTTGCATGACAGTCTTTCTGTTGGGCCATTTAGGTTGAAGATTTTTCTCTAGAGTAGGGAGAGTTGTTCTAATCTTTCTCCCCATGAGGAGCTCAGCCGGGCTGACTCCTGTTGTGGCGCAGGGTGTTGACCGATAACACATGAGAGCTAGGAGGGGGTCCTCCTGTTTAAGGATTCTCTTAGCAGTCTGCACTGCTCTCTCTGCGTGACCATTTCCTTGGGGGTGGTGAGGACTTGAGGTTAAGTGTTTAATGTCCATTTGTTGTGCTAGTTCTTTGAATTCAGCACTGGAAATCTGAGGTCCATTGTCACTCACCATCTCATCAGGGATCCCGAATCTAGCAAAGATTGCTTTCAGTCTGTGAATAACCTGAGTGCTTGTCGTGGAAGGCACGTGCAGTATCTCCAGAAAACGGGAGTAGTAGTCCGATACTATGAGATAGTTATTCTTGTTGTATTCACAGAGGTCAAGTGCAATACGTTTCCAAGGGCGACCTGGCAGAGGTGTTGAGATGAGTGGCTCCTTTTGCTTAGCTCCTGACAGGTTTGGCATTGCATTACCGTCTCTTTGAGCTCTGTGGAGAGCCCTGGCCACCAAACCAATGAGTTTGCCCGGTCTCTACACTTTGTAAGTCCTTGGTGTCCATCATGTATTTTCTCGAAGATCTCTGCTCTTAGTGACTTTGGAATGACAATCCTGCATCCACGTATTACTAGGCCATTTGTCTCTGACAGTTCATTTTTCACTTTTGCATATGCTCTGGCATCCAGTGAGACTTTATCTCTGTATTCTGGCCATCCATTTCTTATATACTTTATAACAGTTTGTAGTTCACGATCTGTTGCGGTGACTGCTTTAATGCTATCCATTCGACTCTGAGAGGCTGGAATGCCTAGCATTACGGTATCTACGTAGCACTCCACCTCACTGTGTGTATCAGCCTTTTCTTTGGTGTAAGACTGTGGGCCACGAGACAAGGCGTCAGCTACTACGAGGGTTTTACCTGGCACATAGACAGCTTCTGGTTTGTATCTCATGAGCCGCATTAGGAGACGCTGGCACCTCAGGGGAACATTGTCTAAGCTCCGGCTGTTAACGAGTGGTACTAGCGGTCTGTGATCGGTCTCCAGTCTGAACTGATCTAACCCACATAGGTATTTGTCAAACTTCTCACAAGCACATACACTCGCTAGGCACTCTTTCTCTATCTGGGCCTATCTTGTCTCGGCCTCTGTGAGACGTCTGGAGCTGTAGGCAACTGGTTTCCACTCTTCTCCGTGGAGTTGAAGTAACACAGCTCCTAGACCGTAGCTGCTGGCATCAGCAGACACAGTGGTTGGCTTTTATATATCATAAAAGGTGAGGACTGGTGCTGTTGTTAGCCTTCTTTTAATATTCTCGAAAGCTAACTGTTGGGGTTGACCCCAGATCCatgcatttttcattttgagCAGTTCGTACAAGGGCTGACCAATGGTGGCAAGGTCCGGGATGTATTTGCCAAGATAATTGACCATGCCTAGCAGTCTTTTTAGCTCTTGGACATTTTGTGGTGAGGGCAGCTGGTGAATGGCCTCAACTTTGTCTGGGTCTGGCCTCACCCCGGAGAGGTCAATCAGATGACCCAAGAACCGTAGTTGACTCTGCCTCAAGGAGCACTTTTCTTTGTTGAGCTTGAGGCCTGCAGACTCAATGCGGTATAGCACTTTGCTCAGTCGAGCATCGTGTTCCTCCATGGTGGCCCCGTAGACTAAGATGTCATCCATGAACACTTCTACGCCCTCCAAGCCCTCCAGGGTCTCCAGCATCTTTCACTGGAAGATTTCTGGTGCACTTGTTATGCCAAATGGCAACCTTTTAAAACAGTACCTGCCGAAAGGTGTTATAAAAGTTGTCAGTAAGCAGCTGTCGGGGTGGAGAGGAATCTGCCAAAATCCGCTGGCAGCATCAAGGGACGAGAACACCTTTGCACCACTTAATTTAGAGGTTATCTCATCAGAGGTAGGCAGGACGTAGCGCTCTCTCTTAACTGACTTGTTTAGCCTTGTGAGGTCGACACAAATTCTTGCCTGGCCTGTGTGTCTTTTTAAGACTGGAACCATGGGGGCACACCATTCAGTAGGTTGTGTCACTCTTTCAATTACACCATTTTTTTCCATTCTCAGCAGTTCGTCTTTTACCTTTTGCAACATAGGAAAGGGCACCCGACGTGCAGTGTGTACAGCGTAAGGCTCTGCATCCTCTCTTAGCTGTATTTTAACTGGCTCTGTTTTCAGTGCGCCATGTTCCCCATAGGGCTGCTGGCATTTGGTTGTGTGTGGTGTAATCTCATCCACTCGCCTCACGAGATTAATTTCTACTGACAAGGAGCAACTGAGTAGATTATTAATGCTGTGTCCACTGACTACATACATTTTGGACAGATAGTCTTTGCCTTTGTAGCTTACTGTTGCATTAAAGCACCCTAGACACAACAGCTGTCCACCTGGGCTGTTTAAAGGGAGGTCTGATGGTTGTAATTGTTTTTCAGGGGTGATTTTGTGGAATGTGTCTTCGTTTATGACATTTACATCTGCTCCGGTGTCAATTTTAAATTCCACTGGTGTAGAATCAACATTAATTACCACAGTCCATGCTTCACTGTCCTCTTTTGCCTTGCACACTGAGCCTAAAAAATATGACATCTGCTCACCTTTGTCAGGCTCTGTGACTTCATTCACAGACCTGCGGTTACGGCACACCCTGGCCCAATGTCCCATTTTGTGACAGTTATGACATACAGCTTTTGAAGCTGGGCACCTTTCGTCCCTCTTGTGTGGTGTTTTGCCACATTTGCCGCATTTCTTTTCATTCTCTCcccattttctatttatttgtgaCTGGGCTTGTTGTTGTTGAGGTCTCcggtttgtgtttttatgtttggtTCGTAATTCCTGCACGGATGCAGCCGGATCCCCTTGCAAACTTACTTGCGCCGCTACCTCCTCCGATTGCCTCACAGTCTGAATCGTGAGCTTCAGTGTGAGGTCCGACATTAACTGTAGTTTGCGTGAGAGTTCCTTATCCAATATCCCGACCACGATCCGGTCGCGGATATGCTCCTCTCTGGAATCCCCAAAGTCGCAGTGTTCAGACAGCTCATATAAAGCTCGTATAAAGCTTTCTGCTTTCTCTCCCGGCCGCTGGAGTCGCTGGTGAAAGCAGGCTCTCTCATGTATGACGTTCCTCCGCGGGAAAAAATAGTCATCAAACTTCGCTAATActacttcaaaatcattgcggTCTTCGCCCTCCACGAACGAGAATGATCTAAATATGTTTTCGGCTTCATTTCCCATGGTGTAAATGAGGCAGCTCACCTGCACCTCGCGGTCATCTTTGTTAAGCTTAGTAGCGGTCCGGTAGCGCTGAAAACGCTGTTTCCAGTCCGGCCATTCCGTCGGCCTGTCGAAAGGAAAGTTCGTGGGAGGATTAAACTTTGCCATGGCCCAGAGTCCGCTTATTCTTCCCTGTAGAATGGCGACTGTTCGGTCCGGGTCACTTCTGACACCATGTAGAATGGACGGGCAATGGTTTACTTgataatgtaactttattcggCTTGACAACTCACAACAGGATAGCGAGGCAGCAGGTAAAACACAGCAACAGCAAGTTCCCGCTTTTCGTGCATGCCgtaaaacaatacagtgtcGTGAAGTGTGATACACAACAGCAGTTCACAGTACACTTACTCAAACTAATATGACAGCAAGAACACATTTGGAACCCATGGAATGATGGGAAATGAAGTTTGTATATATACAAACATTATTTTCCATCATTCCAAGGTAGCTGGATATCTTCTGGAGCTGGACCACCTAACTAGTATGGCTCGATTAAGTAAAGATATTCTTAAATTTGGAACTCAAAAGGACACCGTTAAGAATAGGAGAAAAACTGTGAAGTGTATGCAATGCTGGGGAATACTCAAAAGATCAATGCGATGCTGCATATGCACACGTTAAAGCCTGTGCCGTGATGGTTTTACCTGGTAAGTGGCTTTAGTATCTAACTTTTTGAAAATGTAGGTTTGTAAGTAGTTCTAAAAGATGGTAGTCTTACTCTACAATGTGTGAGATCAAAAACaacactttttttctgttttaccttacttatattaataacattcattatattaattataagatttacatttttgtaccagtttaattcattttgcgtatttaaactgagaaagaaagagttgAACTTAACCTTACTAAACACATTCTGTTCCATTCAATTTAACTAAAGTTAAATTTAACTACAGCTGGGTCTCCCACACAAGTTTTACTGAACTGTACATTTATGATATATATTCTATGCTCTCTTTGTAAATTTACCTTTCACATCATATACttggtaaataaacaaaaccaacCTAAATCTAATAATAATTCCTCTTAAAATGTGTTTGGTAGTGGCTACATCTCAAATGTCCCCTGTTCCCTAAATATTTCACTATAATGTAAACATTTCTAAATTTCTCTATGTATTTGATATAAAATTTTTACTTACATAAAATTTTATGAAAAACTCCCTGTTTAACATCAAGCCACTCTTTCATTGTAGAATAAGAATTTCCAGAACTTATGTAGCTAGTACACTAAGTAGGGAACTGGGAAATATTTGAGATTAAGACTTCAACTTCAGTTTAAAGGAAATATGAGCATATATTTAGCTAACTGGCCACTACAGAAGTAATGCTCACAAAAACCCTGCTTGTAATTTTATAACAGTATCTGTGttgtgtacattgtgtgtgAAAGTCAGAGTAAGACTGATGGGACAAAAATTCTTATTCAAATGTTTTATTCCATCTTAAACTGTCTAACAGTTTCCACGTGTCAAAATATAACTGCATCATATTATTGGAGTAAGTAGtgattataattttatattgaACATTAAGAATTTTAATCTTATATTTTAGTGATTTGTGTTGaaagctttaaaacttatttttaaactttataaAAGTCAAACATTTTGCCATGGGATTGACCAATTTCCAACAGGAGTGTATCCATCTCTGAACAAAACAAactcctcagtgtgtgtgtgaacatcaTCTCCGTCCCTCGCACATTTGActcatccatggcagtgaacacacaaacacacactagtgagcaattcttcacatgCTTtgttgccttgctcaagggcacttaagCCATAAATGAATTTTCACTTGCCGGTCCCCAGAGTTGATCCGGTGACTCTCAGGCCTCAAGcttgcttctctaacctcaaggccatggctgccccaagGAGATGCACTGTTCCCAGAATTAATGCAATACTGTGTCAATGCGTGGACCCGAAGGAGCAAGTCCCTTTTCCGTCTCTAAAAATTTTATATGTAGTCCTGACATAGAGGATGTATCAGATTGTCAAGTATAGCCCTGTCTAAtgttttcctgctgtctgtgtatcattgtttcctttgtttgtcATGCATTTATAAGCACAGGGCTTTTTGTTCCCGTCTTCCTTGTCTCCCCCTTT encodes:
- the LOC136665158 gene encoding protein NYNRIN-like, with translation MHAPTNKPCLPKAYARGLIKIVHGRSHMSKGGIVDTLRKQWYAPGLTNLTQKFCSQCLICAQHSAKAAHAQTSTAGHPPATEPFQHWQIDFVELTQAEGKKYMLVCVCMFSKWTEAFPTGKQDAQAVTKMLLREIIPRWGLPTRISSDNGTPFVQRGLIDLTKHLGIDMRKHCSYHPASAGAVERMNGTLKNGLAKMHQDTGLSWVKCLPLVLWQMRTRPQPKTGLSAFEIVFGRPPNIGVGPPLQDQVLLSDTLVAYCSKLYTILSDIYPQVKAVLPNPADQFLHDFKPGDWVLIKDLRRQHWKDARWRGPYQVLLTTHTAVKTEGRGTWVHHTHCKRAPAVEEDASTTDRTCTD